TACGCATAACTACTCATGTCGGCTGACAATACGCATAACTACTTAAAACAATACGCATAACTGACAAAACGCATAACTTCTCGTGTCAACTGATAACTTCTCGTGTCAACTGACAAAACGCAAAACTTCTCATGTCAGCTGACCAAACGCATAACTACTCATGTCAGTTGAAAATAAGCATAACTACTCATTTCAGTTTGCAGTACACAACACAACTGACAATACATAACTTATGTCAGTAGACAATAGACATAATTACTCATGTCAGTTGACAATGTGCATTAtcaacaaaacaatggcactggtatatgttaagatacatcagtacaagatgtttttaaatgaaggcatgcatttagtctgggactaggataagcgcTCCATAATGTCTGTATGACCTGACGTTAAAAATAATGtctttgtatattatttttgttgtttttagttGTAATTCCAAACGTGCGAAGAAGGTCGCCCTTTCCCTGCTGCCCATCATTGGATGGATGAAGATCTATTCAGTCAAAGAATGGCTGGTAAATGACATTGTGTCTGGCATCAGTACTGGACTGGTAGCTGTCCTACAAGGTAACCCACAAAACAAGGCACTTGCAGTAACAATCAGCACCATTTACAGCTTACAGAAATCATTAACAAGAcatttaaagagatagttcagccaaataaataaataaataaaaatattcaatCACCCTTAGTTATAAAACCAAATGAAGACTTCTGTGGTACATACAAATATATGAGAAGAAATGTTAAAAATTTGATTCTGCTTTTTGTGTTTGAAAGTAAATGGTCACAGACCTACAATAACATCTCATTTTTGCCTTAATAATAGAGTTCAATTGGTAAAGCactgcattagcagtgcaaaggttgtgggtttgattcccagggaacacacataatgATAATATGTATTCCTTTGCAGTCACTTTGCATAAAAGCAAAATGTACATATGAAAAAGTCTGGAACAACATTAACATGATAAAATAATGACATCATTGTTATTTTTATGGGCTTAAGATATAAGATTAGATGAAACATGAGACGACCTTTAATAATCAAGCAGAGATTTGTCAATAGAGGGAAATTTATCTTTATGAACTGATTTGTGATTAGGGGTGATGTTTATGACGTAACTATGATAaagcattttttgaaaatgagTGAAAGGCAACCAATTTATGAGTCAAATGATAAACATGTAGTACACACTGAGCGAATCATGACATCAACCACAAGAATTGTTAGAAATTGTTGAAAGGCcctatataaaataaacatattatttttattaataatataactAGTATAATTAACAGTAAATCCTTttataattaattgttattactCGTTTTGACAAATAGGAAATATCAAGTGAAATTTAATTCTGTACTGTCCGATATTGTAATAAGTAGCCTCTCCTTTTGTCTTTACTCTTTATACAAATGACTGTGTCAGTCAGCAGGCTAATCAATTTATTTTATCAGATGACACTGTACTATTGCACCTGATGACTGTAGTATTGACTGTAAAGCTGTTGTAGATGACCACTATCTGCAGATAAACTGAAGAGGTTATTAACCCAAATCAGTCGGGGACAGGAGCTTGGTTGTAATTCATGGTAGCATATTAAACAGGTTGCTTCTTACAAATATTTGGGAGTTCACAATGACAGTGAGCTTCAATAGCCATGTGTCAAGTATTTGTACAAGaatccattttttttaagaCGATTACAACTGTTTGGACTGAGTAGCAATAATGcaaatttttgttttaatatttttaaaagtagtacaaatgaaagctcaaataaaacttGGTGAGAGTGGCAGGGAAAATCATGGGAATTATGATGGGCACTCTTCGCGTGTGCTGcattctggaaaacaaaattcgatgaaaaaaaaactgaaaaaggttgatgaggatttctggttgccaaaatgctttgcatgaggctgttattttatagtattATTATGTAAATACACAGACTTGTTAATGTGTAATGTTCATtaataaataacatcaatttaaatctacagtaagttactggcaaacagttgcataactacagcaattttttaacagtgtataaGCTATATATGCTGGAAGGATGTTAAACAAATGCAGTTGCTAGTACAACATGCAATTATTGGTGCCTTTTTCTCATAGTATTGTGTTGTATGTTATACTTATGTGCGGATGTTGCAGCAGTACTCTTATCCAAGACAAATTACTTCCGAAGGAGACAATAAATACTACCTTGACCTTGACCTTGATCAGTTAGCTTACAAAAATATGctaataaattgttttaaaactttcaattattttattagTAGCCCTTGCCTTGAATTTTAATGAAACAAGTTTATCTTATCTCTcctacataaaaaaatatcataAGACCTTGAGGGAGACTACAAGGCTGATCCACATCCACAGATCAAACCAATATGATCATATCTTTAGAGAGATTATGAAATGGTTTGGAGAATAATTGAGGAGTTCAGAAGAAAAATGGCGCTAAAGACCACCTTcttcaaaaatgagataatgatattgataTCTAATGCTATCAGCACGTATCCCGGCGTCAGGCCGTTCAGAAATATtactttgttggcagaatccattcatttacaagaaaacatgtcatgtGCACTTAAAGGGTCTTAATATACTGCCTTTTCATTGTCTCCTCAGGACTAGCCTACAGTTTGCTGGCATCCATCTCTCCCTGGTATGGATTATATGCTGCATTTTTTCcagtcattatttattttttcttaggcaCCTCTCGGCACATTTCTGTGGGTGAGTTGTATGTATATAATTTATTGAacgtacaaataaaaaaactaaacatgatttttatttctgtgtgacctgtccctttaagacaaaAGACATTGCGAGCGGTAAAACCCGTTTTGCACTGTCTAGCTGATCCTGAATACAATCTTACAAAAAATAGTgtgagatttatttattttattattattttttgtttaggAAATGAGGACATTTCTTTTTCTAAGAGGGGAAAAATGTGAGATTTATTTTTGAACGGGCATGAGTTGGAAAACTGTTCTGAATGTTTATTGGGTATCTAGTTACGTATATCGTATTCggcttgttcgactttatgcggcgcccaAGAACAGCCGGCTggcgtcaaagtaccgcgagaacgattagAGAAATCATACGAAGTCTAATTTCGTCTCGATCTCGCGGTACTTCGAcgcatccggctgtcggttcttgcggctccgcatgaagtcgaacaagcctctTGTATTGGCGTGGTGGCGCATGTGCAGAGCGCGGAGCAGGGTAGTTGTATGTGGCCTCGACATGACGTAGGCTACTCTTTGAAATAAATTAAGCACGAAGTAATGTCTACCGTCGTGTATGCCTGAATTATTCGAATCCTTCTGAACACTGGAATATCTTCATTCACATCCTTTCCCCTCTTACAATAGTACAAAAGCTGCCCTGGgacgttaaacatttttaaaaggtacttatgtaacatttaggtacagatatgtatatatttggtacgaatatatatatttgaggtAGTAAaattaggtacaaaggtgtactttttaaagaAAGGTACCACCCctgtgacagcttttgtacttttatttctgacagGTACACCAGTGCCAAGTGTAAGTTTTGCCACATATAAGCTTAAACTATAATTGAGGTAAAACACTTGGGGCTTACTTTTATGATAAATGTTAATACTCTTCTGTGCTATTGTTTTTCCTAGGAGCTTTTCCTGTGTTGAGTCTCATGGTGGGCACGGTAGTTACCAGACTGGTACCAGATGAGGGTCCAGCTGCCAACATCACTGGTTTCGAGGGCCTGACAAAAGATGAACAGAGAGTCTTGGTGTCAGCCTCACTTACTTTCCTAATGGGCTTATTCCAGGTGCACCATTCATCCTATAAGGAATATTGTTTCATGATTTTGTTTGGCAAATGTAGGGgagtattaaataaaatattaattcatacgTATACTGTATCTACAATAAGAGTCTGAGTCCATGTTGAactgtatttttttctgtttccaGCTTGGTATGGGGCTGCTACAAGTGGGCTTCATCGTCAGGTATCTGTCTGATACTCTGATATCAGGATTTACCACCGCATCTGCGGTTCACATTATGGTTTCCCAATTCAAGTTTATATTTGGCCTGAACGTGCCAGGTTACAGTGGTCCATTTGCCATTATATACGTAAGTTTGTTTCACATTCAAAAATGGAAAGCCACAACGGAAAACctatttaaaggagacatatcatgaaaatctgactttttccatgtttaagtgctaaaattgggtcctcagtgcttctatcaacctagaaaatgtgaaaaagatcaacccagtaatttagttttggtaaaccattctctgcaagcatgtaaaaaaaataggtcattgaatttggcttcccctgtgatgtcagaaggggataatgccgccccttaatctcatttgcatgttaaagggcacacccaaaaacggcacattttttctcccacctacaaagtggcaatttaaacaaggggtaataaataaataaatatataatatatatatatatatatatatatatatatatatatatatatatatatatatatatatatatatatatatatatatatatatatatatatatatatatatatatatatatatatatggtattATGAGCTAAAGCTTCAcatatttcacaagacttttttaagatgtaaaataaatcttggtGTCCTCTGAGTGTATATGTGAGGTTTTAGCTTAAAAAACCCcacagattattattattatttttttaaattgccactttgtaggtttgagcaaaaattaggcatttttgggtgtgtcctttaaaatgcaaatgagctgatctctgcactaaatgtcagtgcagtggttggacagggcagattaaggggcggtattatccccttctgacatcacaagggaagccaaatttcaaagacctattttttcacatgcttgcagagaatagtttaccaaaactaagttactgggttgatcttttacacattttcttgGTTAATAAAAGCACATGGGGACccaaatatagcacttaaaaatggaaaagtcagattttcatgatgtgTCCCCTTTAAGTATAACCAAATATTAAGACATAAGCCAAACTGCAAATACAAATTCTCAGTTCTCTCTTAAATATGAACTGCTACATGTTAATCTATTATCTTTGCTTAAATCGCAGACTCTTGAGAAAGTATTTGTCCAGATCACCTCAACAAACATCCACGATCTGGTCACAGCGCTTGTGGTGATGGTCTCGGTGCTAGCTGCAAAAGAGATTAATGAGAGATTTAAATCAAAGTTACCCGTGCCCATCCCTATCGAGGTGATAATGGTGAGTATAAATATATATCATATACCTCACAGTGATGTGTGGCATAATAAATGTTAATCATTTTCATGGGTTCTCAGTAGATACTTATTTCATGTCACCTATCGAAAAcctatttgttcatatttgctTTAGTCTGATTATCTTTTGTCATTACAAGTTTAATGCAActtgtaaaaaaatttaaatgcagTATTTAAATAAAGTCATGCCGTCCACAGACCATCATAGCGTGCGGAGTCTCCTATGCGTTCAACTTCAAGGAAAATCATGGTGTGGATGTGGTGGGGAAAATCCCAAGCTCGTAAGCAGTAAAATCTACATacaattgtattttattataccatttaaagaaatagttcacccaaaaattaaatcctgtcatcatttactgactctcatgttgttacaaacctctatacatttctttactttaatgaacacaaaggaagatattttgaaccaaaccattcgtggaccccattcacttccatagtaggaaaaaataataatatggaagtaaatggggtccacaaaggatttggttacaaacatttctcaaaatatcttcctttgtgtcagaacaaagaaatttatacagttggtaaagtaaattatgacagaattttcatttttgggtgaactatccctttaatgaaatGCATGATTTCAAAAAGGTTAAAATTGCTTGATCAGCACACTTTTCTATTGATATTTACTTTAAAGCAGGACAGGATATATCAATGCCTGTCCATTTTATAAACACCCCAAATGATTTAGTTACATCTCAAACAAGAATCACGACGTGGTACTTGCTATATTGCCAGTCACAAGTAGGTGCTATTAGGTAAAGTTATGGACGTACACTATATACTACATAgcatacaaaaaaattcacattttGAGTTCATGGGGTCTGTTATAAAGCAACAAACAAATCTTTGGAGTTCATCCATATGCTTTAAATCACAAAACTAACAGAGCCCTAAAGgtataaagaaataaacatgtttccATCTGTGCTAGGTTTGAGCCCCCAATGGCTCCCAGTCTGCAGGTTTTCCAGATGACAGTGATGGATGCTCTCCCAATGGCTGTTGTGGGATTTGCCGTGGCCTATTCAGTGGCTAAAGTCTATTCCGTTAAACACGACTACCATATAGATGGAAATCAAGTAAGGTCTTCATTCTAAAATGActctttagttaaaaacataaggCGTCAATGAAGTAGCCTACTGATATTCATGCTCCTGGAGCTCAAAGTCATAggttacataattttttttaacaggaACTTATTGCATTCGGGACAAGCAACATCTTTGGAGGAGCATTCAAGTCTCTGGCAGTCAGCACCGCTCTCTCTAGAAGCGCAGTTCAAGAGAGCACGGGAGGAAAAACACAGGTAAAAATCTCCAAGGATCACACAGTTTGCTGTAAATGTGTTTACAAGCAACTTTCACTGGCTCTTACATGAAAGGTAATTGTGCATCTGTGGCATGTTTTCTAGTTAGAGAGAAATACTGACCTCTAGTGGTCATAAAAAGtaaatattgtattttaaataatacatAAACACTGAGGTGGCACAAATATTTCTAACTGGACGAAAAATATTTCAGAAAAATGGTACAAGAAAGTACAAAGGTTGTCACTGAGGCTGTAAAGTTCACTTTTGTACCataaaggtgcatattggtacctcaaatgtacaaaaatgaaatgaaagtacctttttaaaaggtactgtcccagtgagaacttttgtacctttttcttgagagtgtatacagtatatgccaggtaaaatgaaacaaaaatctaaAGAGTTGAAAATATAAGAATTATCGAAAAAAGGctactgaccaatcagaatcaaggactggacTCTATCTGTGCATCCGACTTTCAACCCAGAATATGTCTTAAAAGATTGTCAAAAACTGATTTCATCTTCTGTTTTGTAAATAGTGATGGCAATGTCCACCGGTGTGGTGACTACAActctattattattttacagatAGCTGGTCTCCTCTCTGCCATGATAGTGCTGGTGGTAACCCTGATTATTGGGTTTTTATTGGAACCACTACCAAAGGTTGGGCTCAAATTCAAAGCAttcattttaaaacacatttgctCACTTTATGAGAAATGTATTGTAAGCAGTTGTCTGGTGTGTTGTGTGACCGCAGTCAGTGCTGGGTGCTGTTGTAATCGTGAACCTGAAGGGAATGTTGATGCAGGTGGTTGAGGTCCCGTACCTGTGGAAGAAAGATCGTCCTGATTGTGTAGGAACCAttagactctctctctctctcttttaattCCTAAATTTACTTTTGCCTGTAAAAAGCCAAgtaattattgttattttttacattaaagtacaagttcggtattttacagttaaagccctgttttcagattgtttgatgaaatagaacggttttgactgaaatttgaacatatgatgctggcccgagaattttggggtgtttcttgtatcacctcccacctctataatgggtttataggtgcacaggaacaatccttcctaaaatgcattaaactttcgtttataaagacgtgaaactcaccgagtggtcagaggtgttcactgatatgctcacacaaaaatcgctgcaaaagatgctttccaacaggttttatcgtagtttttgccaactctattcacttgtattagttgtgctgtgaggtacggtattactccgcgccgggaacccGTTTGTATTCTTGCATTTGGCAAAGGcagattatcgccaccaactgggctggagtgtctattatgcaagctctcagcggaagaatatacgggtgtgaggcgtttggaaaaataggtccacaagtttacaacgaacggtaaaacacctgttggaaagcatcttgtgcagcgatttttgtgtgagcatatcagtgaacacccctgaccactcggtgagtttcacgtctttgtaaacgaaagtttaatgaattttaggaaggattgttcctgttCACCTATACAGCCATTataaaggtgggaggtgaaacaactAGTAATGGGAGaaaagcttcgaatcaattgaaccaattgcttcgaaaattgattcagtttttcgaagcagttcgaaacccacacacgctggcgacccctgctggtcaaaatagtgtataTGCAGatgtgtccaaacattttacactttttttacaaaataatagcaagatttttattgaaatatgttaaaaaatatatttaacttaattaagacatagttaaaagtgtattatgtgttttagttttatttagggcaaacaaatgaataaGACTACCCTTtcaattatgcacatttttgtcattaaatctgtctataaacaaaaagtagacaacatggcagtgttattagtcagaaggatgaatgttttatgaactttcataataaaactgacccgagttcacctaaacttattagacactggtcatgtgatcaactccccctagtggtgaaccatcggattttcgaaacgtttcgaaaccgTTATAACCATAGATATGTGTATATAgcctagatggctcaaggcggagtcagctgtgtcgtcacttggcggccatcttaggtcagtgctgccatagtggtgctccctgctgctgtggacggaaggtgagtgacatacgccaactaaaatgctcgtaacttgctgaattcttgacggatttacaaacggtttggttttttacaaacgttattaacgtggctataattctggatgctttaacatgtttcatgaattttttatttatttttagtatacgttttcagtgtcataggtacatctttgacgtttataacaaaccaatccgtttgaaaatcggtaaaaaattaagcaagttatggtcatttaaaagtacctgcatcattaaaactcaatgctacaagtgagcgagcgccctgtcctaagatggccgccaaaatgcggacgttacactcaattggccatcagcgcggacgagccatctagcctttatatacatatctatggttataacgtaatgaagcctcgtttgctaaaatcacgtaacttgggccagtttgaaacaagctccgaaccactgattcgaaacaaaagattcgtaaatgtttcgaggcctcatgaagcagtgtttcgaaaacgaccatcactagaAACAACAAAGACCCGAAAATTGTCGGGGCAGTAGcttatgtcgaaatttcagtcaaaaccgtcaTCATAAAcgatctgaaaacagggctttaagtgtaaaataccgaacttgtcctttaaatcatccaacataatgtaaagaacattctgtgaaaatatatccttgatatctttaatattgactgggTAAGGCCatttgaaattaaagtgaattcatactttgatgctcctaatctttagcctggatttcacagacagggtcacatttagtCATAAACACCATCCCAAAAATGATCATCTAGTACTTATTGTATGTACATTGTTCTGTAGATTGTTTGGGTGAGCACATGTCTGGCATCCATATTACTGGGGCTTGATTTAGGACTTGCTGTAGGACTGGGAGTGGAGTTGCTCACTGTGGTCTTCAGGGCTCAGTTGTAAGTATAAGTGAtattttctgcatttttgtaaaatgaGATACATTATACTTATGAGGAAAATACATACAATTTGattcaattatttattattccaAAATTTAATCGGAACATTAGTATTCATTTTGTCTTTTCTGTAAAAATGTCAAACTTTACAACAAATTTATGAGAAGCAGAACTGTATTAAATGAAaaccatcatttactcaccctcatgttgttacaaacctgtatagaCATTTTCAgctgtaacaacataaacaaacggctttcgtggaacacgCGTTACTTCCGGTAAACACTGCAAAGAATTCCTTTttgagtagtttatttctgataacaagcaaaataaacaacgcatagattacattagtttaaatcatagctaaagtgtATTAAAAACTATCTAACATTATTGTGTAAAATGTGGACTACTGtaagggttcccacgggtccttgaaatctttgaaagtttgtgaatctggggaaaaaattcaaggccttgggaagtttttgaaaatatacatacgtagatacaggtcattgaaagtgctttctggaaaaaaatccatattattccctgtgtagtgtaggataatatcataaacattctagacttttaagcacacatgctaaactgttcgctttaaatgtttatatattctgtatttgaatgttgattcataccaaaatgcttttttgcatagttgtgtttgacacctaaaaacgtctcgggttacgtatgtaactgttgttcccggagaagggaacgagacgctgaatctcccttgccatactgtctgcgtccctgtaacgccgtctttggcaatatttcagatagcgatatacttcctggctcctgcgtcaccctgtctttgtcattaagcttcaccattggttgaatttgatatacattcagacgcacttacccttggaggcgtccccaaagtgtcaccgcagtgatgcagcgcaagttccctcgaaagggaactgtaacaatgtatctttaaaggtaacacgatgtaacctgttgaaatgtgtccccacatttagtccttgaatttgagggtattggacctgaaaagtctttgaaaggtccttgaatttgaagttaactaaggtgtgggaaccctgtaatgtatacaatctttacagatcggctgccaaacctcccatGAAATAGCCGTAATCCATGAATGCCGTCTCCcttcgtctttaggaaacctaAAGAGGTATTTGTTGAAAAGtttagtttagcaactagtcagaccattaaacaaacagagacctgACGTGCCTTCCAATGAAACgtttataatttctttattttgttgaacacaaattaagatattttaagcaatgtttgtaaccaaaccatttctGAGCACCGACTATtgctactatagaagtcaatggtgctttgGTTTCCTGCTCgattacatttctttgttttcagcagaacaaagatatttatacaggtttgtaatgaCATAAGGAAGGgtgaatgatgacagaattttaattttgagtgaactatccctttaaatagtgAAAAATAGTGTAAAATGTATCTTGTTAGATTGCCAGTTATTTTACTGGAAAAAATACTCAAATACAGTGAAAGTGCATTCTTTTTTGAATGATAATGTGACTTTTTCTGATCTTTAGCCCACGTTGCTGTGTCTTGGCTAATATTGCAGGGACTGATATCTACAGAGATCGCAAGGACTACATCAATGTAATGAGATATTAATTCTGCGCTATTATCTAAATTATTCATTATTTGGTGTATCAATGC
The Paramisgurnus dabryanus chromosome 1, PD_genome_1.1, whole genome shotgun sequence genome window above contains:
- the LOC135749807 gene encoding chloride anion exchanger-like; this translates as MLRPSSQKYELTRPLYSEDAFEKEHAKIYRKHKNLLDHVKEYLTCNSKRAKKVALSLLPIIGWMKIYSVKEWLVNDIVSGISTGLVAVLQGLAYSLLASISPWYGLYAAFFPVIIYFFLGTSRHISVGAFPVLSLMVGTVVTRLVPDEGPAANITGFEGLTKDEQRVLVSASLTFLMGLFQLGMGLLQVGFIVRYLSDTLISGFTTASAVHIMVSQFKFIFGLNVPGYSGPFAIIYTLEKVFVQITSTNIHDLVTALVVMVSVLAAKEINERFKSKLPVPIPIEVIMTIIACGVSYAFNFKENHGVDVVGKIPSSFEPPMAPSLQVFQMTVMDALPMAVVGFAVAYSVAKVYSVKHDYHIDGNQELIAFGTSNIFGGAFKSLAVSTALSRSAVQESTGGKTQIAGLLSAMIVLVVTLIIGFLLEPLPKSVLGAVVIVNLKGMLMQVVEVPYLWKKDRPDCIVWVSTCLASILLGLDLGLAVGLGVELLTVVFRAQFPRCCVLANIAGTDIYRDRKDYINIYEPEGVKIFRIPSPIFFANIDFLRDKLNDTVGFNPLRVLRKRNKAVKKIKKLLKKGELILTSKGLEATCSIMSNEESDYEGNVDDLDQPTDYSGLPIQVNWNSELPANIQVPQVNIHSLVLDFSTVSFLDICALKGLKTALKEFIRIDVEVYIVGCDPYIIEKLRKCKFFDDEIKTSIFFLTIHDAMLWIHELHPPITVSEKVQGSIPYEHINGSNRKSNRLRIQDVEDSTVEDLPETRF